In one Massilia endophytica genomic region, the following are encoded:
- a CDS encoding putative toxin-antitoxin system toxin component, PIN family produces MIPVPPKRIVIDTNVCLDLFVFEDPRWAALLSAIEDGSVEAVTRADCRDEYRIVLHYKHLPLDEQSRPLAEARFDRLIKVVAPPESGVRLPVCTDKDDQKFLEVARDAQAHTLITKDKALLKLAKRLAKAGMFRVITPEKWSLEEPAVAR; encoded by the coding sequence ATGATACCTGTTCCACCGAAACGCATCGTCATCGACACCAATGTCTGCCTGGACCTCTTTGTGTTCGAGGACCCGCGCTGGGCAGCCCTGCTCTCAGCCATCGAGGATGGCTCCGTGGAAGCGGTGACGCGCGCGGACTGCCGCGACGAATACCGCATCGTCCTGCACTACAAGCACCTGCCGCTGGATGAACAGAGCCGCCCCCTGGCGGAAGCGCGCTTCGACCGCCTGATCAAGGTGGTGGCGCCGCCCGAATCCGGCGTGCGCCTGCCCGTGTGTACCGACAAGGACGACCAGAAATTCCTGGAGGTGGCGCGCGACGCCCAGGCGCACACCCTCATCACCAAGGACAAGGCCCTGCTCAAGCTGGCCAAGCGCCTGGCGAAGGCTGGCATGTTTCGCGTTATCACGCCCGAGAAGTGGAGTCTGGAAGAGCCGGCCGTTGCGCGCTAG
- the yaaA gene encoding peroxide stress protein YaaA, producing the protein MLIVLSPAKSLDLDTPPTTKLHTQPAFLDRSAELIDRLRAFSPPELGKLMDISDALSALNVARYAAWTKDTTEARQAVMTFDGDVYDGLQARKLTPKQLAYTQSRVRILSGLYGMLRPLDLIHAHRLEMGTKLDTAHGKDLYGFWGDTITEALNRDIEEQGAEALVNLASEEYFRSVRPAKLKAPVITPVFEDWKNGKYKIISFYAKRARGMLARYAAEKGITDPEKLKKFKVDGYAFVKKESDDSTWVFRRKIEE; encoded by the coding sequence ATGCTGATAGTGCTTTCGCCTGCAAAAAGTCTCGACCTCGATACGCCGCCCACCACCAAGCTGCACACCCAGCCCGCCTTCCTGGACCGCTCCGCCGAACTCATAGACCGCCTGCGCGCCTTTTCGCCGCCGGAGCTGGGCAAGCTGATGGACATCTCCGATGCGCTCTCCGCCCTCAACGTGGCCCGCTATGCTGCGTGGACGAAGGACACCACCGAAGCGCGACAGGCCGTCATGACCTTCGACGGCGATGTGTACGACGGCCTGCAGGCGCGCAAGCTCACACCCAAGCAGCTGGCCTACACCCAGTCGCGCGTGCGCATCCTCTCCGGCCTGTACGGCATGCTGCGTCCCCTGGACCTGATCCACGCGCACCGCCTGGAAATGGGCACGAAGCTCGATACGGCGCACGGCAAGGACCTCTACGGCTTCTGGGGCGACACCATCACCGAAGCGCTGAACCGGGATATCGAGGAGCAGGGTGCTGAGGCGCTGGTCAACCTGGCCTCGGAGGAGTATTTCAGGTCGGTGCGGCCGGCGAAGCTGAAGGCGCCCGTCATTACACCCGTCTTCGAGGACTGGAAGAACGGCAAATACAAGATCATCTCCTTCTACGCCAAGCGCGCGCGCGGCATGCTGGCGCGCTACGCGGCGGAGAAGGGCATTACGGACCCGGAGAAGCTGAAGAAGTTCAAGGTGGACGGCTACGCCTTCGTCAAGAAGGAGTCCGACGACTCCACCTGGGTCTTCCGCCGCAAAATCGAGGAATAA
- a CDS encoding outer membrane protein assembly factor BamD, with protein MQKKLSVVAATVVLLSLSGCGLFSGGSQDETKGWSATKLYSEAKSELEGQHYERAIQLFEKLEASYPFGIYAQQAQMDIAYAYYKSQDQAQALAAVERFIKLHPNHPNVDYMYYLRGLVNFNDSIGLLNFVYEQDPAERDPKATREAFAAFKALVEKFPNSKYTPDALDRMKYLINAMAKYEVYVARYYYRRGAYLAAANRAMDAVRDYRDSPAIEEALFIMAQSYDKLGNTALRDDAMRVFKQNFPNSRFLENGAPKQERRWWKFWG; from the coding sequence ATGCAAAAAAAATTATCGGTAGTTGCAGCAACTGTCGTACTGCTCAGTTTGTCCGGATGCGGTTTATTCTCCGGCGGGTCCCAGGATGAGACCAAAGGCTGGTCCGCAACGAAATTATACTCGGAGGCCAAGTCGGAACTGGAGGGGCAACACTACGAGCGTGCCATCCAGCTGTTCGAAAAGCTGGAAGCGAGCTACCCCTTCGGCATTTATGCGCAGCAGGCGCAGATGGACATTGCCTACGCCTACTACAAGTCGCAGGACCAGGCCCAGGCGCTGGCTGCGGTGGAGCGCTTCATCAAGCTGCACCCGAACCACCCGAACGTGGACTACATGTACTACTTGCGCGGCCTGGTGAACTTCAACGACAGCATCGGCCTGCTGAACTTCGTCTACGAGCAGGACCCGGCCGAACGCGACCCGAAAGCCACGCGCGAGGCCTTCGCCGCCTTCAAGGCCCTGGTGGAGAAGTTCCCGAATTCGAAGTACACGCCCGATGCGCTGGACCGCATGAAGTACCTTATCAACGCCATGGCGAAGTATGAGGTCTATGTGGCGCGCTACTACTACCGCCGCGGCGCCTACCTGGCTGCGGCCAACCGCGCCATGGACGCCGTGCGCGACTACCGCGATTCCCCGGCCATCGAGGAAGCGCTCTTCATCATGGCACAAAGCTACGACAAGCTGGGGAACACTGCGCTGCGCGACGACGCCATGCGCGTCTTCAAGCAGAACTTCCCGAACAGCCGCTTCCTGGAAAATGGCGCTCCGAAGCAGGAGCGCCGCTGGTGGAAGTTCTGGGGCTGA
- a CDS encoding RluA family pseudouridine synthase, with protein sequence MILKHQPNSTEQLPDTDLDADFEGEDLAGESGDPLAPIELELTPEVCGERLDKVVARLVPQFSRGRLQSWIEDGFVTVDGKPAKVRATVYGDEKIVVLPQAAPEDVAFTPEPLDLDIVYEDDHLIVINKPAGLVVHPGAGNWSGTLLNGLLHHCPQLGGVPRAGIVHRLDKDTSGLMVIGKDLATQTDLVRQLQARSVKREYWCLVWGTPRLSGTIDASMGRHPKDRVKMAVTSAMGSKPAITHYQRLAEGHLGERRPVSLVQCRLETGRTHQIRVHMAHLGFSLVGDYVYGKQHLTEVFPRQALQARRLGLVHPATGEPCEWTVPLADDFKALLDEAGIEEPDEAALAAAELGDEGGDYDYDYDDEEY encoded by the coding sequence GTGATCTTGAAACATCAACCGAATTCGACAGAACAACTGCCCGACACCGATCTGGACGCTGATTTTGAGGGCGAGGACCTTGCTGGCGAATCCGGCGACCCGCTTGCCCCCATCGAGCTGGAACTGACGCCCGAAGTGTGCGGCGAGCGCCTGGACAAGGTGGTGGCCCGCCTGGTGCCCCAGTTTTCGCGCGGCCGCCTGCAAAGCTGGATCGAGGACGGCTTCGTCACCGTGGACGGCAAGCCGGCCAAGGTGCGCGCCACCGTCTATGGCGACGAGAAGATCGTGGTGCTGCCCCAGGCCGCCCCGGAAGACGTGGCCTTCACCCCCGAGCCCCTGGACCTGGACATCGTCTACGAGGACGACCACCTGATCGTGATTAACAAGCCCGCCGGCCTGGTCGTGCACCCCGGCGCGGGCAACTGGTCCGGCACCCTGCTGAACGGCCTGTTGCACCACTGCCCGCAGCTGGGCGGCGTGCCGCGCGCGGGCATCGTGCACCGCCTGGACAAGGACACCAGCGGCCTCATGGTGATCGGCAAGGACCTGGCCACCCAGACCGACCTGGTGCGCCAGCTGCAGGCGCGCAGCGTCAAGCGCGAATACTGGTGCCTGGTGTGGGGCACGCCGCGCCTGTCCGGCACCATCGACGCCTCCATGGGGCGCCACCCGAAGGACAGGGTGAAGATGGCCGTGACCAGCGCCATGGGCTCCAAGCCCGCCATCACCCACTACCAGCGCCTGGCCGAGGGCCATCTGGGCGAGCGCCGCCCGGTCAGCCTGGTGCAGTGCCGCCTCGAAACGGGCCGCACCCACCAGATCCGCGTGCACATGGCGCACCTGGGCTTCTCCCTGGTGGGCGATTACGTCTATGGGAAGCAGCACCTGACCGAGGTCTTCCCGCGCCAGGCCCTGCAGGCGCGCCGCCTCGGGCTGGTGCATCCGGCCACGGGCGAACCCTGCGAATGGACCGTGCCCCTGGCGGACGACTTCAAGGCCCTGCTCGACGAGGCGGGCATCGAGGAGCCGGACGAAGCGGCCCTGGCTGCGGCCGAGCTCGGCGATGAGGGCGGCGATTACGATTACGACTACGACGACGAGGAGTATTGA
- a CDS encoding RNA-guided endonuclease InsQ/TnpB family protein codes for MMIVYRYRVKSLAGLLSQQARKVNFVWNYCNDRQKDALRFSRPWLTGFDLNKLTTGSSKELGLHSGVINAVCEQYAKSRAQHRRPYLRYRSRMSLGWVPMKGRDLHREGNAFRFAGNTFRVFYSRPLPEGKIRDGSCFAQDRRGDWFLNIVIEVAEPPAARPLSRGVGIDLGLKDLAVLSSQERIEAPGFYRKAEAALAVAQRAHKWRKLRTIHARVARQRLDFLNKRSTELVRAFDHIAVGNINAGGLAQTGLAKSVLDAGWSTFRKMLAYKAIRHGVRYVEVNERFTTQTCSTCGALPDSRPKGIAGLGIREWTCSDCGAVHDRDINAAINILRRGRATLEAGIFVL; via the coding sequence ATGATGATCGTCTATCGTTACCGTGTGAAGTCGCTGGCTGGACTGCTGAGTCAACAGGCTCGCAAGGTGAACTTCGTCTGGAACTACTGCAATGACCGGCAGAAGGATGCCTTGCGCTTCAGCCGTCCGTGGCTGACCGGCTTTGACCTGAACAAGTTGACCACTGGCAGCAGCAAGGAACTGGGTCTGCATTCGGGTGTCATCAACGCTGTGTGCGAACAGTATGCCAAATCTCGCGCACAGCACCGTCGGCCTTATCTGCGCTACCGAAGCCGGATGTCGCTCGGTTGGGTCCCGATGAAGGGACGCGACCTGCATCGAGAAGGTAATGCGTTCCGCTTTGCTGGTAATACCTTCCGAGTGTTTTATTCGCGTCCTCTGCCTGAAGGGAAGATCAGGGATGGTTCCTGTTTTGCGCAAGACCGGCGTGGAGATTGGTTTCTCAATATTGTGATCGAAGTCGCCGAACCTCCTGCTGCACGTCCGCTTAGTCGAGGTGTCGGCATTGACTTGGGGCTGAAAGACCTTGCCGTGCTGTCCAGCCAGGAACGTATCGAGGCGCCCGGCTTTTACCGCAAGGCGGAGGCGGCACTGGCGGTGGCGCAGCGGGCGCACAAGTGGCGCAAGCTCAGGACGATTCACGCGCGCGTGGCCCGGCAAAGGCTGGACTTTCTGAACAAACGCTCCACGGAGCTGGTGCGCGCTTTCGATCATATCGCTGTGGGCAATATCAATGCTGGTGGATTGGCCCAAACCGGCCTGGCCAAATCTGTACTTGACGCTGGCTGGTCGACCTTCCGCAAGATGCTGGCGTACAAGGCCATCAGGCATGGCGTGCGGTACGTGGAAGTGAACGAACGCTTTACCACCCAGACCTGCTCGACTTGTGGCGCACTGCCCGATTCGCGACCGAAAGGTATCGCAGGCCTTGGAATAAGAGAATGGACTTGCAGTGATTGTGGCGCTGTACATGATCGTGATATCAATGCTGCGATAAACATTCTCCGTCGCGGACGTGCGACGCTGGAAGCAGGAATCTTCGTCCTTTAG
- the pgeF gene encoding peptidoglycan editing factor PgeF, whose amino-acid sequence MNTSPQWLIPVWPDAPENVAVLCTTRRGGVSPAPYDDGQGGGGLNLGIHVGDLPKRVERNRDILRAELPCEPAWLSQVHGVAVADADKVGLDELPVADASFAKRHGTVCAVLTADCLPVMFADTAGTIVAAAHAGWRGLADGVLQETVRTMREQGAGEVVAWMGPAIGPHQFEVGEDVRQAFLSRAQGDEAALNAAFRPAGAPGKYLADIYALATVVLRRAGVTRVSGGEYCTVSNSGRFYSYRRDGVTGRQASLIWLK is encoded by the coding sequence ATGAACACTTCTCCGCAATGGCTGATTCCCGTCTGGCCCGACGCGCCGGAGAACGTGGCGGTGCTGTGCACCACGCGCCGGGGCGGCGTGAGCCCTGCGCCCTATGACGACGGGCAGGGCGGCGGCGGGCTGAATCTCGGCATTCATGTGGGCGACCTGCCCAAGCGGGTGGAGCGCAACCGCGACATCCTGCGCGCCGAGCTGCCGTGCGAGCCTGCCTGGCTGTCCCAGGTGCACGGCGTGGCCGTGGCGGATGCCGACAAGGTGGGCCTGGACGAACTGCCCGTGGCGGACGCCAGCTTCGCCAAACGCCATGGCACGGTATGCGCCGTGCTCACCGCCGACTGCCTGCCCGTGATGTTCGCCGATACGGCGGGCACCATCGTCGCCGCCGCCCACGCAGGCTGGCGCGGCCTGGCAGACGGCGTGCTGCAGGAAACCGTGCGCACCATGCGGGAGCAGGGCGCGGGGGAAGTCGTGGCCTGGATGGGGCCTGCCATCGGCCCCCATCAGTTCGAAGTGGGCGAGGACGTGCGCCAGGCCTTCCTTTCGCGCGCCCAGGGCGATGAAGCGGCGCTGAACGCGGCCTTCCGGCCCGCCGGCGCGCCCGGCAAATACCTGGCCGACATCTACGCCCTGGCGACTGTGGTGCTGAGGCGGGCAGGGGTGACGCGGGTGAGCGGCGGCGAATACTGCACGGTATCGAATTCGGGACGTTTCTATTCCTACCGCCGAGACGGCGTCACGGGACGGCAGGCCAGCTTGATCTGGCTCAAGTAA
- the phaC gene encoding class I poly(R)-hydroxyalkanoic acid synthase translates to MNMPDPQAIANAWMSQIGDPSQWQSWFKMMPEMDAMPGAALLREAGATIRPEVLERLKNEYMSEFGALWQQFLSGKAPQLKDRRFSSDAWQGNPVSAFNAASYLLNAKFLVAMAEAVEATPHQKQKIRFAVQQVVDAMSPANFLATNPEAQQKLIETKGESLTKGLANMLADMQKGHISLSDEKAFEVGRNLATTEGQVVYENELFQLLQYKPLTENVKQRPLLMVPPCINKYYILDLQPENSLVRYAVEQGNTVFLISWRNPNQTLAKTSWDDYVDDGVVNAINICKAITKEEKLNVLGFCVGGTLLSTALAVMAARGEQPAASVTLLTTFLDFSDTGVLNVFVDEPQVMLREQTLAAGGLMPGRDLASTFSSLRPNDLVWNYVQSNYLKGNEPPPFDLLYWNSDSTNLPGPMFCWYLRNTYLENKLKDPGRLKVAGEAVDLSKIDAPAFIYGSREDHIVPWTSAFASMDILNPKQRKANRFVLGASGHIAGVINSPAKKKRSYWVNDGKAAADADGWLAGAAEHPGSWWPEWAAFLAQHGGKEVKARTKLGNTKYKPIEPAPGRYVKEKAE, encoded by the coding sequence ATGAATATGCCCGACCCGCAAGCCATTGCCAATGCGTGGATGTCGCAAATCGGCGATCCCAGCCAGTGGCAGTCCTGGTTCAAGATGATGCCTGAAATGGATGCCATGCCTGGCGCGGCGCTCCTGCGCGAAGCGGGCGCGACGATCCGTCCCGAAGTGCTGGAACGGCTGAAAAACGAGTACATGAGCGAATTTGGCGCGCTTTGGCAGCAGTTCCTGTCCGGGAAGGCGCCCCAGCTGAAGGACCGCCGCTTCAGTTCGGACGCCTGGCAGGGCAACCCGGTGTCGGCCTTCAATGCCGCATCTTACCTGCTGAACGCCAAATTCCTGGTGGCCATGGCCGAGGCGGTGGAGGCCACGCCGCACCAGAAACAGAAAATCCGCTTCGCCGTGCAGCAGGTGGTGGACGCCATGTCGCCCGCCAACTTCCTGGCCACGAACCCCGAAGCCCAGCAGAAGCTCATCGAGACCAAGGGTGAAAGCCTGACCAAAGGCCTGGCCAATATGCTGGCGGACATGCAGAAGGGCCATATCTCCCTGTCTGACGAGAAAGCCTTCGAAGTGGGCCGCAATCTGGCGACCACCGAGGGCCAGGTGGTCTACGAAAACGAGCTGTTCCAGCTGCTCCAGTACAAGCCGCTGACGGAGAACGTGAAGCAGCGTCCGCTGCTCATGGTGCCGCCCTGCATCAACAAGTACTACATCCTGGACCTGCAGCCCGAGAATTCCCTGGTGCGCTATGCGGTGGAGCAGGGCAATACCGTGTTCCTCATCTCCTGGCGCAATCCGAACCAGACCCTGGCGAAGACGAGCTGGGACGACTATGTGGACGATGGCGTGGTCAACGCCATCAATATCTGCAAGGCCATCACGAAGGAAGAGAAGCTGAACGTACTCGGCTTCTGCGTGGGCGGCACCCTGCTGTCGACGGCCCTGGCCGTGATGGCGGCGCGCGGCGAACAGCCTGCCGCTAGCGTCACGCTGCTGACCACCTTCCTGGATTTCAGCGACACCGGCGTGCTGAACGTCTTCGTGGACGAGCCGCAGGTGATGCTGCGCGAGCAGACCCTGGCCGCGGGCGGCCTGATGCCGGGCCGCGACCTGGCCAGCACCTTCTCCAGCCTGCGTCCGAACGACCTGGTGTGGAACTACGTGCAGTCCAACTACCTGAAGGGCAATGAGCCGCCGCCCTTCGACCTGCTGTACTGGAACTCGGATTCGACCAATCTGCCGGGCCCCATGTTCTGCTGGTATCTGCGCAATACCTACCTGGAGAACAAGCTCAAGGATCCGGGCAGGCTGAAGGTGGCGGGCGAGGCGGTGGACCTGTCGAAGATCGACGCCCCGGCCTTCATCTACGGCTCGCGCGAAGACCATATCGTGCCGTGGACCTCGGCCTTTGCCTCCATGGACATCCTGAACCCGAAACAGCGCAAGGCCAACCGCTTTGTGCTGGGCGCCTCCGGCCATATCGCGGGCGTCATCAATTCCCCGGCCAAGAAGAAGCGCAGCTACTGGGTCAACGACGGCAAGGCCGCGGCGGATGCGGACGGCTGGCTGGCCGGCGCCGCCGAGCACCCGGGCAGCTGGTGGCCGGAGTGGGCCGCCTTCCTGGCCCAGCACGGCGGCAAGGAGGTCAAGGCGCGCACGAAGCTGGGCAATACCAAATACAAGCCCATCGAACCGGCCCCGGGCCGTTACGTGAAGGAAAAGGCCGAGTAA
- the phaR gene encoding polyhydroxyalkanoate synthesis repressor PhaR: MSSGKKSAERLIKKYPNRRLYDTQTSSYITLTDVKQLVLDAEDFTVVDAKSNEDLTRSILLQIILEEEASGVPMFSTDVLAQIIRYYGHAMQGMMGSYLEKNIQAFTDIQRKFTAGAANFDGKTFSPEMWTQFMNVQAPIMQGMMNNYIDQSKSLFVQMQEQMQNQSKNLFGAFPFAPPPTDKK; the protein is encoded by the coding sequence ATGAGTAGTGGAAAAAAAAGTGCTGAACGCCTGATCAAGAAGTACCCGAACCGCCGGTTGTACGATACCCAGACGAGCTCCTATATCACGCTGACCGACGTCAAGCAGCTGGTGCTGGACGCCGAAGACTTTACCGTGGTCGACGCCAAGTCCAACGAGGACCTGACGCGCAGCATCCTGCTGCAGATCATTCTGGAAGAAGAGGCGAGCGGTGTGCCCATGTTCAGCACCGACGTGCTGGCGCAGATCATCCGCTACTACGGCCACGCCATGCAGGGCATGATGGGTTCCTACCTGGAAAAGAACATCCAGGCCTTCACCGACATCCAGCGCAAGTTCACCGCGGGTGCGGCCAACTTCGACGGCAAGACCTTCAGCCCCGAGATGTGGACCCAGTTCATGAACGTCCAGGCCCCCATCATGCAGGGCATGATGAACAACTACATCGACCAGAGCAAGAGCCTGTTCGTGCAGATGCAGGAGCAGATGCAGAACCAGAGCAAGAACCTCTTCGGCGCCTTCCCCTTCGCGCCGCCTCCCACGGACAAGAAGTAA
- a CDS encoding GH1 family beta-glucosidase has product MTKPAALQTTFDPPADSVLWRKDFLIGVATAAYQIEGASEEDGRLPSIWDTFSAIPGKVLHGDTGAVACDHYHRWEEDVELISGLNVDAYRLSIAWPRVMHADGSVNEKGIAFYRQLLARLRAKGLKTFVTLYHWDLPQHLEDRGGWINRETAFRFAEYADLVSRELKGLVDAWSTLNEPWCSAMHGYGTGHHAPGKTDNKLALQAMHHLLLGHGLAMRALRRNDPTSLKGLVANVGRGTTDGDTPADLRAAELFEIQNNDWVLDPLLKQRYPAGLFELWPGTEPEVQPGDMEIIGEPMDYLGINYYFRTNVRSDGAHGYTEMPLEGVERTQMGWEVYPDGLRDLLLGFHRNYANLPPIYITENGTASDDAVVNGEVNDAQRISFLNRHLAAVDEAVKAGVKVRGYFIWSLMDNFEWAFGYERRFGIVHVDYSTQKRTLKRSAHLVRDFLAKRRAQPD; this is encoded by the coding sequence ATGACCAAGCCCGCAGCGCTGCAAACCACTTTCGACCCGCCCGCCGACTCGGTGCTGTGGCGCAAGGATTTCCTGATCGGCGTTGCCACCGCCGCCTACCAGATCGAAGGCGCCAGCGAAGAAGACGGCCGCCTGCCGTCCATCTGGGACACGTTCTCCGCCATTCCGGGCAAGGTCCTGCACGGAGACACCGGGGCCGTGGCCTGCGACCACTACCACCGCTGGGAAGAAGACGTGGAGCTGATCTCCGGCCTGAATGTGGACGCCTACCGCCTGTCGATCGCCTGGCCGCGCGTCATGCATGCGGACGGCAGTGTGAACGAAAAAGGCATCGCCTTCTACCGCCAGCTGCTGGCCCGCCTGCGCGCCAAGGGGCTGAAAACCTTCGTCACGCTCTATCACTGGGACCTGCCGCAGCACCTGGAAGACCGGGGCGGCTGGATCAACCGCGAAACGGCCTTCCGCTTCGCCGAATACGCCGACCTGGTCAGCCGCGAGCTGAAAGGGCTGGTGGATGCCTGGTCCACGCTGAACGAACCCTGGTGCTCCGCCATGCATGGCTACGGCACCGGCCACCATGCGCCCGGCAAGACGGACAACAAGCTCGCGCTGCAGGCCATGCACCATCTGCTGCTGGGCCACGGGCTGGCGATGCGGGCGCTGCGCAGGAACGATCCCACATCGCTGAAGGGCCTTGTGGCCAACGTGGGGCGCGGAACCACGGACGGCGATACCCCGGCCGACCTCCGCGCGGCCGAACTGTTCGAGATCCAGAACAACGACTGGGTGCTGGATCCGCTGCTGAAACAGCGCTATCCCGCAGGGCTGTTCGAGCTGTGGCCGGGCACCGAACCGGAGGTTCAGCCGGGAGACATGGAGATCATCGGCGAGCCGATGGACTACCTCGGCATCAACTACTACTTCCGCACCAATGTGCGCAGCGACGGCGCCCACGGCTATACCGAAATGCCACTTGAGGGCGTGGAGCGCACCCAGATGGGATGGGAGGTCTATCCCGACGGCCTGCGCGACCTGCTGCTCGGCTTCCACCGCAACTACGCCAATCTGCCGCCCATCTACATCACCGAGAACGGCACCGCCTCGGACGACGCCGTGGTGAACGGAGAAGTGAACGACGCGCAGCGCATCTCCTTCCTGAACCGCCATCTCGCCGCCGTGGACGAAGCGGTGAAGGCAGGCGTCAAGGTGCGCGGCTACTTCATCTGGTCGCTGATGGATAATTTCGAATGGGCTTTCGGCTACGAACGCCGCTTCGGCATTGTGCATGTCGATTATTCGACCCAGAAACGCACCCTGAAGCGGAGCGCCCATCTGGTGCGCGACTTCCTGGCGAAGAGGAGAGCGCAGCCGGATTAA
- a CDS encoding ABC transporter substrate-binding protein — translation MSKASQLAGALALAIGAHGGVLAQAPQPPRPPLKATVSHWWTSGGESAAVRQFADAFNKAGGQWIDQAVAGADASRASTINRIVGGNAPAAAQFNTSKQFRDIVDQGLLNNIDDVAARGNWDQVLAKPIIDVIKVNGHYYAAPVNIHMTAWFFYSKPAFAKAGIKEEPKNWNEFIAALEKLKKAGLIPLAFGGQVWQEKILFDAVFSMVGGPELYLSIYRDRNYAAINSEAFRQVLVKFKQLRNYIDAGSPGRNWNDATAMVVSGKAGVQIMGDWAKGEFSAAGQVAGRDFGCFAGFGPKSPYLVAGDAFVFPKTSKPQVVAAQKLFASVVTSPGPQAAFSALKGSIPIRPDVDTSGLDLCAKKGIEIMQDRSRQLPNPEMLLDPDLVGALQDVLTNYWNRNQTPEQAQKNFIQAMKDNTW, via the coding sequence ATGAGCAAGGCTTCACAATTGGCCGGCGCCCTGGCGCTGGCCATCGGCGCGCATGGCGGCGTGCTGGCGCAGGCGCCGCAGCCGCCACGCCCGCCGCTCAAGGCCACGGTATCGCACTGGTGGACTTCGGGCGGCGAATCCGCCGCCGTGCGCCAGTTCGCGGACGCCTTCAATAAGGCTGGAGGCCAGTGGATCGACCAGGCAGTTGCCGGTGCCGACGCCTCGCGCGCCTCGACCATCAACCGCATCGTGGGCGGGAATGCGCCTGCGGCGGCGCAGTTCAACACCTCCAAGCAGTTCCGCGACATCGTGGACCAGGGCCTCCTGAACAATATCGACGACGTGGCGGCGCGCGGCAACTGGGACCAGGTGCTGGCCAAGCCGATCATCGACGTCATCAAGGTCAACGGCCATTACTATGCCGCCCCCGTGAACATCCACATGACGGCCTGGTTCTTCTATTCCAAGCCAGCCTTTGCGAAGGCGGGCATCAAGGAGGAGCCGAAGAACTGGAACGAATTCATCGCCGCGCTGGAAAAGCTGAAAAAAGCGGGCCTGATTCCGCTGGCCTTCGGCGGCCAGGTGTGGCAGGAAAAGATCCTGTTCGACGCCGTGTTCTCCATGGTGGGCGGGCCGGAGCTCTACCTGAGCATCTACCGCGACCGGAACTACGCCGCAATCAACTCCGAAGCCTTCCGCCAGGTGCTGGTCAAGTTCAAGCAGCTGCGCAACTATATCGATGCCGGTTCGCCGGGCCGCAACTGGAACGATGCGACGGCAATGGTCGTCAGCGGCAAGGCGGGCGTCCAGATCATGGGCGACTGGGCCAAGGGCGAGTTCTCGGCGGCCGGGCAGGTGGCGGGCAGGGACTTCGGCTGCTTCGCCGGCTTCGGCCCGAAATCGCCTTACCTGGTGGCGGGCGACGCCTTCGTGTTCCCCAAAACGTCCAAGCCCCAGGTGGTGGCGGCGCAGAAGCTGTTCGCTTCCGTGGTCACCTCGCCGGGGCCGCAGGCAGCCTTCAGCGCGCTCAAGGGTTCGATTCCCATCCGTCCGGACGTCGATACTTCCGGACTCGATCTCTGCGCGAAGAAAGGCATCGAAATCATGCAGGACCGCTCGCGCCAGCTGCCCAATCCCGAAATGCTGCTGGATCCTGACCTGGTCGGTGCGCTGCAGGACGTGCTCACCAACTACTGGAACCGCAACCAGACGCCCGAACAGGCGCAGAAGAACTTCATCCAGGCCATGAAGGACAACACATGGTGA